In a single window of the Leptospira sanjuanensis genome:
- a CDS encoding penicillin-binding transpeptidase domain-containing protein: MFAFSACKSELPVDAPPPMPFSEKNLISEGKFVCAILANLTSRNKIYFQKEECFLKTPPSSLFHPVLALSALESGYLKEDQSLFFWDKTRHPYIRWQKDQNLRSALEYSVHWYFTKLWNEIGPEKGKPLLEKLGAFSNPVPFTRNSFWLDGSYTISPSEFADFLIRLQESPPPFRKKTIATVWDLLKRSPGSLSNASGSHDLPGDWNGVEEYRSDSAFHYTQEEANSWFWVSFQKTNTRWLLLTRVRAVGQPASPLEAAKLASKILQEESVLQ, from the coding sequence GTGTTCGCGTTCTCTGCCTGCAAAAGCGAACTTCCCGTCGACGCCCCGCCGCCCATGCCTTTTTCCGAAAAGAATCTCATTTCGGAAGGAAAGTTCGTCTGCGCGATTTTGGCAAATCTCACTTCGCGTAACAAAATCTACTTTCAAAAAGAAGAATGTTTTCTGAAAACTCCCCCTTCTTCCCTCTTTCACCCGGTTCTCGCGCTCTCCGCGCTGGAAAGCGGTTATCTGAAGGAAGATCAATCCCTCTTTTTTTGGGACAAGACGAGACATCCTTACATTCGATGGCAGAAGGATCAGAATCTCCGGTCCGCGCTCGAGTATTCGGTGCATTGGTATTTCACAAAACTCTGGAACGAGATCGGTCCCGAAAAGGGAAAGCCGCTTTTGGAAAAGTTAGGTGCGTTTTCCAATCCAGTCCCGTTTACGAGAAACTCGTTTTGGCTCGACGGTTCGTATACGATCTCACCGTCCGAATTTGCGGATTTTTTAATCCGACTTCAGGAATCGCCTCCGCCTTTCCGTAAAAAGACGATCGCGACCGTTTGGGATCTTCTCAAACGAAGTCCCGGTTCTCTTTCGAACGCAAGCGGAAGCCACGATCTCCCGGGGGATTGGAACGGAGTCGAAGAGTATCGATCGGATTCCGCGTTTCATTATACGCAGGAAGAGGCGAACTCTTGGTTTTGGGTTTCGTTTCAAAAAACGAACACGCGTTGGCTGCTTCTTACGAGAGTGCGCGCAGTCGGCCAACCCGCTTCTCCGCTTGAAGCCGCCAAACTCGCGTCTAAAATTCTCCAGGAAGAATCCGTTCTTCAGTAA
- a CDS encoding cation:proton antiporter, producing MKKISVFYIFLIFLFIVSLGFILQTGRGLELKKEIFHSTQIDPVKKTNETNSTVKPAPIRPDFFDVEAVGNMFSGHLKQPLSRLLLQLIVIMVAARFFGKLATMVGQPSVIGEILAGILLGPSLLGFLFPEGFQLLFPKESLSVLQILSQIGLLLFMFVIGMELDLKILGNQAESAVVISHSSIMFPFLLGAGLAYFIYVPLAPQGVDFIAFCLFMGIGMSITAFPVLARIIMEKGLTKTTLGSLALTAAAADDVTAWCVLAIVVTIVNAGSFSSGILMILMSVVYMLLMWKGIRPLMKRAGNLYTTKESMTKTITGFFFLFIFASAWLTEAIGIHALFGAFLAGVVMPDKKELRNNLVDKIEDFSLTVLLPLFFAFTGLRTKFGLLSSAGLWPVFFSILFVAVLGKLGGSAIAARMSGKNWKDSLSVGVLMNTRGLMELIVLNIGYDLGVLSEEIFSMMVLMALVTTVMTGPGLKLVELIFATKESVPKPSAGAGILISFAQHSRGLELLKIAYGLFPEKKKDREVTAVHLSPDSNISESHAEKYESSSFSPLKELSKDLNIRLQPIYKTSTNITKDILRIVEEGNYKLLLIGAARSFFSDDILGGKIRTILNETDCNAGILFSSQLEDVKNIHVLFGGEKDLELLQIAKRLAGNYNSKLSIVDLNGSIHQVPSRVKQNLKRDKVKILTPGSSASDWKQFDLILCDLDIWENHPEFRVDELPKGGGLLLVRSLNGGFLAES from the coding sequence ATGAAAAAAATATCGGTATTTTACATTTTTCTTATTTTCTTATTCATTGTTTCGCTAGGTTTTATCCTTCAGACCGGACGAGGTCTCGAACTGAAAAAAGAGATCTTCCATTCTACGCAGATCGATCCGGTTAAAAAAACGAACGAAACAAATTCTACCGTTAAACCCGCGCCGATCCGTCCTGATTTTTTCGACGTCGAAGCGGTGGGAAACATGTTTTCCGGTCATTTGAAACAGCCTCTCTCGCGACTCTTGCTTCAGTTGATCGTAATCATGGTTGCAGCCCGTTTTTTCGGCAAGTTGGCAACGATGGTCGGACAACCTTCCGTGATCGGGGAAATTCTCGCGGGGATTTTACTCGGCCCTTCCCTACTCGGATTTTTGTTTCCGGAAGGATTCCAACTTTTATTTCCTAAGGAATCTCTTTCCGTTCTACAGATCTTAAGTCAGATCGGACTTCTGTTGTTTATGTTCGTGATCGGAATGGAACTCGATCTGAAAATTCTCGGAAACCAAGCCGAGTCCGCCGTCGTGATTTCCCATTCGAGCATCATGTTCCCGTTTCTTTTGGGAGCGGGACTCGCCTACTTCATCTACGTACCGTTAGCTCCACAGGGTGTGGATTTTATCGCCTTCTGTCTTTTTATGGGAATCGGGATGAGCATCACCGCCTTTCCGGTTCTTGCAAGAATCATTATGGAGAAAGGACTTACCAAAACCACGTTAGGCAGTCTTGCTCTGACCGCGGCCGCCGCGGACGACGTGACCGCTTGGTGCGTTCTCGCCATCGTCGTGACGATCGTAAACGCGGGTTCCTTTTCTTCGGGAATTCTGATGATTCTTATGTCCGTCGTTTATATGCTACTGATGTGGAAGGGAATCCGTCCTTTGATGAAACGCGCCGGAAATCTTTACACGACCAAAGAATCGATGACCAAGACGATCACCGGATTTTTCTTTTTATTCATCTTCGCCTCCGCTTGGCTTACGGAAGCGATCGGAATCCACGCGTTGTTCGGCGCCTTTCTCGCAGGCGTCGTCATGCCGGATAAAAAGGAACTCAGAAACAATCTCGTCGATAAGATCGAGGACTTCAGTCTTACGGTTCTCCTTCCTTTATTTTTCGCGTTTACCGGGCTTAGAACCAAGTTCGGCCTCTTATCCAGCGCGGGTCTTTGGCCGGTCTTCTTTTCAATCCTATTCGTCGCCGTCTTAGGAAAGTTAGGCGGAAGCGCGATCGCCGCCCGTATGTCCGGCAAAAACTGGAAAGATTCCCTTTCCGTGGGCGTTCTGATGAACACCCGCGGTTTGATGGAATTGATCGTGCTCAACATCGGTTACGATCTCGGAGTTTTGTCCGAGGAAATTTTCTCCATGATGGTTTTAATGGCCCTCGTGACGACGGTCATGACCGGTCCCGGATTAAAACTTGTGGAACTTATTTTTGCGACAAAGGAATCGGTTCCTAAACCTTCCGCCGGCGCGGGAATTCTAATCTCCTTCGCGCAGCATTCCAGAGGACTGGAACTATTAAAAATCGCTTATGGACTTTTTCCGGAAAAGAAGAAGGACCGCGAAGTTACCGCGGTTCATTTGTCTCCGGATTCGAACATATCGGAATCCCACGCGGAAAAATACGAATCGTCCAGCTTCAGTCCTTTGAAAGAACTTTCCAAGGATTTGAACATACGTCTGCAACCGATCTATAAAACGTCCACGAATATCACGAAGGATATTCTTCGAATCGTGGAAGAAGGAAATTACAAACTTCTTCTGATCGGAGCGGCGCGTTCCTTCTTTTCGGACGATATCCTCGGCGGAAAGATCCGCACGATCCTGAACGAAACGGATTGCAACGCGGGAATCTTGTTTTCTTCCCAACTCGAAGACGTAAAGAATATCCACGTTCTTTTCGGAGGAGAAAAGGATCTCGAACTTCTTCAGATCGCAAAACGCCTTGCGGGAAATTACAACTCGAAACTTTCGATCGTGGATTTAAACGGTTCCATCCATCAGGTTCCGTCCCGCGTCAAACAGAACCTCAAACGAGACAAGGTGAAAATTTTGACTCCGGGTTCGAGCGCTTCCGACTGGAAACAATTCGATTTGATCCTTTGCGATTTGGATATATGGGAGAATCATCCCGAATTCAGAGTGGACGAACTTCCGAAAGGCGGAGGACTTCTTCTGGTCCGCTCTTTAAACGGCGGATTTTTGGCGGAATCCTAA
- a CDS encoding DUF4395 domain-containing protein, producing the protein MIQIGSFPDSVNEYAARSVAGLVFFLTIATVLTQSIWLNLALLYGFTARVLYGPKFSLFAKIAIHGIVPLLGLGNRETAGPPKRFAQSIGFLFSLTSLILLLQGQIFAFQIVLGILIFFSGLESFVGFCAGCFVFGYLMRWGIIPQEVCEKCNHLTFPSKQS; encoded by the coding sequence ATGATTCAAATAGGTAGTTTTCCCGATTCGGTCAACGAATACGCCGCGAGATCGGTGGCGGGACTCGTGTTTTTTCTGACGATTGCGACCGTCTTGACTCAATCGATTTGGCTGAATCTTGCGTTGCTCTACGGATTTACGGCGAGAGTTTTATACGGTCCGAAATTTTCTCTCTTTGCGAAGATCGCGATTCATGGTATCGTTCCCTTATTGGGGTTGGGAAACCGGGAAACAGCAGGACCACCGAAACGTTTTGCGCAGTCGATCGGGTTTCTGTTTAGCCTAACGTCTCTGATTTTGCTTTTGCAGGGACAGATTTTCGCGTTTCAAATCGTGCTCGGTATTCTGATCTTTTTTTCCGGTTTGGAATCCTTCGTCGGTTTTTGCGCCGGTTGTTTCGTTTTCGGTTATTTGATGCGATGGGGAATTATACCGCAGGAAGTCTGCGAAAAATGCAATCATCTCACCTTTCCGTCGAAACAATCCTGA
- a CDS encoding helix-turn-helix domain-containing protein, whose amino-acid sequence MTSFLGEKIRKRRLELGLSMEKVAQIAQVSRGMLGLIETGKTTPSIAILWKLSKALRTRVAEFLPDVSLGGPKILRKEESKTLALFKDKLIARVLYKDAENHLEVLEIRLAQGSFPLPTWFQKQKLQTVTVIEGEVALVFAGKKNLLSPGDSAVFLAKDLQEISNPSLTQAVVYWISSTANL is encoded by the coding sequence TTGACCAGTTTTCTGGGTGAGAAAATCCGAAAACGCAGATTGGAATTAGGACTCTCCATGGAGAAGGTCGCGCAGATCGCGCAGGTCAGCCGAGGGATGCTTGGGCTGATCGAGACCGGAAAAACTACCCCGAGTATCGCGATTCTCTGGAAATTGTCTAAGGCGCTTCGTACTCGGGTGGCGGAGTTTTTACCCGACGTTTCCTTGGGCGGTCCGAAAATTCTCAGAAAAGAAGAATCTAAAACCCTCGCATTATTCAAGGATAAGCTGATTGCACGCGTTTTATACAAGGACGCAGAAAACCATCTGGAAGTGTTGGAGATCCGTTTGGCTCAGGGAAGTTTTCCTCTTCCGACGTGGTTTCAAAAACAAAAGTTGCAAACCGTGACTGTAATCGAAGGGGAGGTCGCTCTTGTTTTTGCCGGTAAAAAGAATCTGCTTTCACCGGGTGACAGCGCCGTTTTTCTCGCGAAAGATCTTCAGGAAATTTCAAATCCTTCTCTGACCCAAGCGGTCGTCTATTGGATCAGTTCCACCGCAAATCTTTAA
- a CDS encoding ATP-binding protein, whose protein sequence is MSLRKKITLYLSGAVLSAFFLITIGQAILTYTEFKKDERRIVLIESIRVQREVEVSFGRPFDRLLGIRDVAQVSKQSRGEILSLLKTLASENELVFGTWTIWEPNAFDGSDARYRNSVFHDSTGRLNYYVNKSDSPKNLRVDLNVDYESENDKSSKFYFAPKRTKKDVVISPYLYYAGDHRIWIVSLITPVLRNGVFAGVFGVDYILKDISEKMKSFKPLQGKGYARIIFPDGTFLPPTVGDEPPIPSEEFLKKETGETHTLDEERYFRAILPMRFSNSGTQLHIEVGIPHSIFYEELASLILKNTILIFVFSLIALGVLNFSLKKWFLNGLSQAEAFSKEIEKGNLNAAIPHTEDDELGTLVNSLDSMRRSLKNVLAELQLSNAIIGKNNEKLRMALVGAGMATWELDFKSGIVFFPEGEVSFLSLNESRKMKAKDFLKRFHRAQRMEMLRYVQKFLYGSSNEIEILFPNVLPEGVRWFRARGGWGNANEVPDREKLSGTLSGIVFDVTDWRQAEDLRKANGEILIRTRIIEIQKKELEDALQELKNAQNKLITSEKWASLGQLVTSIAHEINNPLGAIKAGLQTIEAVSQSFQNKIFQVSVTIPRLGEEDRNSFFEIYAIAMDSKEPPLGFKMRQQAKSLENALKFYNVLHAERVSILLTELGLQDVHERWAPFLNHPDVFELLSFIDSTLSFLRNISVMRLSVEKTRKTVFALSSYSSLSANRSPRPIQISRSIQKVLDTNLKLSLRDTLIRIKLSNLPTIDCDPEEITQVWTHLILNAVQATGGAGTVDIYGSVIPDRNRVQIFIQDDGPGIRKDIQSKIFDPFFSTKEQGEGIGLGLDICKRILEKYDGSIELISSSVGACFRIEFPISNSYLVNPSSEELKSSSIKEEV, encoded by the coding sequence ATGAGCCTTCGAAAAAAAATCACTCTCTATCTTTCCGGCGCCGTATTATCCGCGTTTTTTCTTATCACGATCGGACAGGCGATTCTCACTTATACGGAATTTAAAAAAGACGAACGAAGAATCGTCCTTATCGAATCGATCCGCGTTCAAAGAGAAGTGGAAGTTTCTTTCGGAAGACCGTTCGATCGTCTGCTCGGAATCCGGGACGTCGCGCAGGTCTCCAAACAAAGCCGCGGAGAAATCTTGTCCCTTTTAAAAACGCTCGCTTCCGAAAACGAACTCGTATTCGGAACCTGGACGATTTGGGAACCGAACGCGTTCGACGGTTCCGATGCGAGATACAGGAACTCGGTCTTTCACGATTCGACGGGAAGACTCAACTACTACGTCAATAAATCGGATTCTCCCAAAAACCTGCGCGTCGATCTGAACGTGGATTACGAATCCGAAAACGATAAGAGCAGCAAGTTCTACTTCGCTCCGAAACGAACCAAGAAGGACGTTGTGATAAGTCCCTATCTCTATTACGCGGGCGATCATAGAATCTGGATCGTGTCCCTCATAACGCCCGTTTTGCGAAACGGAGTTTTTGCGGGAGTGTTCGGAGTGGATTACATTCTAAAGGACATCTCCGAAAAGATGAAATCGTTCAAACCGCTGCAAGGAAAAGGTTACGCGAGAATCATCTTTCCGGATGGAACGTTTCTCCCGCCCACCGTCGGAGACGAACCTCCGATCCCTTCCGAAGAATTTCTGAAAAAGGAAACTGGCGAAACGCATACGCTCGACGAGGAACGTTATTTCAGAGCGATCCTGCCGATGCGTTTTTCCAACTCGGGAACCCAGCTTCATATAGAAGTGGGAATTCCCCATTCCATCTTTTACGAGGAATTAGCTTCTCTGATTCTGAAAAACACGATCCTCATCTTCGTATTCTCCTTGATCGCATTAGGAGTTCTTAATTTCTCATTAAAAAAATGGTTTTTAAACGGACTTTCACAGGCGGAAGCGTTTTCCAAGGAAATCGAAAAGGGAAATCTGAACGCCGCGATTCCGCATACGGAAGACGACGAACTCGGAACCCTCGTCAATTCATTGGATTCTATGCGGAGAAGTTTAAAGAACGTCCTCGCGGAACTGCAGCTTTCCAACGCGATCATCGGAAAGAACAACGAGAAACTCAGAATGGCTCTCGTCGGCGCCGGAATGGCGACCTGGGAACTCGATTTCAAAAGCGGAATCGTCTTCTTTCCGGAGGGAGAAGTTTCCTTTCTATCGCTGAACGAATCCAGAAAGATGAAGGCGAAGGACTTCTTAAAAAGATTTCACCGCGCACAGAGAATGGAAATGCTTCGTTACGTTCAAAAATTCCTGTACGGAAGTTCGAACGAAATCGAAATCCTTTTTCCGAACGTTCTTCCGGAAGGAGTTCGCTGGTTCAGAGCGAGAGGCGGCTGGGGAAACGCGAACGAGGTTCCGGATCGGGAGAAACTTTCCGGAACGCTTTCGGGAATCGTTTTCGACGTCACCGATTGGAGACAAGCCGAGGATTTAAGAAAGGCCAACGGAGAAATTTTAATACGAACTCGGATCATCGAAATCCAAAAGAAGGAATTGGAAGACGCGCTCCAAGAACTGAAAAACGCTCAGAACAAATTGATCACCTCGGAAAAATGGGCCAGCCTCGGTCAGCTTGTTACGAGCATCGCGCACGAGATCAACAATCCGTTGGGCGCGATCAAGGCCGGTCTACAGACGATCGAAGCGGTTTCCCAATCCTTTCAAAACAAGATTTTTCAGGTTTCGGTCACGATCCCCCGTTTGGGCGAAGAGGACAGAAATTCCTTTTTCGAAATCTACGCGATCGCGATGGACTCCAAAGAACCTCCTCTCGGCTTCAAGATGAGGCAACAGGCGAAATCTCTGGAAAACGCATTAAAGTTTTATAATGTTTTACACGCGGAACGGGTTTCGATACTTCTTACGGAACTCGGCCTGCAGGACGTTCACGAACGCTGGGCGCCGTTCCTGAATCATCCGGACGTGTTCGAACTATTGAGCTTTATCGACTCGACGCTTTCGTTCTTAAGAAACATCAGCGTTATGCGTCTTTCCGTAGAAAAAACGAGAAAGACCGTCTTTGCCCTCAGTTCGTATTCTTCCCTTTCCGCCAATCGCTCTCCTCGACCGATTCAAATCAGTCGTTCCATTCAAAAAGTATTGGATACCAATCTCAAACTTTCCTTGCGAGACACGCTCATTCGAATCAAACTCTCCAATCTTCCCACGATCGATTGTGATCCTGAGGAAATTACCCAGGTTTGGACGCATTTGATTCTCAACGCGGTGCAAGCGACGGGAGGCGCGGGAACGGTGGACATCTACGGTTCGGTGATTCCCGATCGAAACCGAGTCCAAATTTTCATCCAAGACGACGGGCCCGGAATCCGCAAAGATATTCAATCCAAGATCTTCGATCCGTTCTTTTCCACGAAGGAACAAGGAGAAGGAATCGGACTCGGCCTGGATATCTGCAAACGCATTTTGGAAAAATACGACGGAAGTATCGAACTGATTTCCTCTTCCGTAGGCGCTTGTTTTCGAATCGAATTTCCGATCTCGAATTCCTATCTTGTAAATCCTTCCTCCGAAGAACTCAAGTCTTCTTCGATCAAAGAGGAAGTTTAA
- a CDS encoding arsenosugar biosynthesis-associated peroxidase-like protein, which translates to MSKESYYVPEDLKKFGNIGEFQPDLAKKFFDYYGDVFAEGALTAREKSLIALAVSHAIQCPYCIDAYTTDTLEKGVSEAGLMEAVHVAAAIRGGASLVHSVQMMNKVKELGM; encoded by the coding sequence ATGTCTAAAGAATCCTATTACGTTCCCGAAGATCTCAAGAAATTCGGAAACATCGGCGAGTTTCAACCCGATCTTGCGAAAAAATTTTTCGACTACTACGGTGACGTTTTTGCGGAAGGCGCTTTGACCGCGCGTGAAAAGTCCCTGATCGCATTGGCCGTTTCTCATGCGATTCAATGTCCTTATTGTATCGACGCATATACGACCGATACTTTGGAAAAGGGAGTGAGCGAGGCCGGCTTGATGGAAGCGGTTCACGTTGCTGCGGCGATCCGCGGCGGCGCTTCTCTCGTTCATTCGGTTCAGATGATGAATAAGGTCAAAGAACTGGGAATGTGA
- a CDS encoding class I SAM-dependent methyltransferase: MSTALKRKERKIQTGEFWTSRQRQSHSIHYSVSYRASFKPELPAFFLDKYLSKRKGVVLDPFGGRGTTSIQANLEGHTAIHNDISPMSLFLAKSRQTIPSVESMERILDRLDLRKKTKEEKEDKDLLAFYHKDTLNEIKNLKRILSQDSSPEIQYIGVTALSRLHGHSDGFFSVYSFPQISIPPSAQKRNNEKKGIKPEYKEIKSRILQKMKRDLKTPLPPFYHEFSGRNRYTNHSSLHLESLEDGVADLVVTSPPFLDKVNYEEDNWLRYWFLEIELPDHKKPSIFSTLSAWTDFIHGTLEELSRVLKPEGVCVMEVGDIKKGATVFNLDEYVIQAAAGSGLEWETTFINDQKFTKLSNCWNVSNNEKGTNSNRCVVFRNYK, from the coding sequence ATGTCGACCGCACTCAAACGAAAAGAAAGAAAAATTCAAACGGGAGAATTTTGGACATCCCGCCAGAGACAATCCCATTCCATTCACTACAGCGTTAGTTACCGCGCCTCGTTTAAACCCGAACTTCCGGCGTTCTTTTTAGACAAATATCTTTCCAAACGCAAGGGAGTCGTTCTCGATCCGTTCGGAGGAAGGGGAACCACTTCCATCCAAGCGAACTTAGAAGGTCATACCGCGATTCACAACGACATCAGCCCTATGTCCTTGTTTCTCGCCAAGTCCAGACAAACGATTCCTTCGGTGGAAAGTATGGAACGAATTTTGGATCGTCTCGATCTGAGAAAAAAAACGAAGGAAGAAAAAGAGGACAAGGACTTACTTGCGTTTTATCACAAGGATACGTTGAACGAAATCAAGAATCTCAAACGGATTCTTTCCCAGGATTCTTCTCCTGAAATTCAATACATCGGAGTTACCGCCCTTTCCCGATTGCACGGGCACAGCGACGGATTCTTTTCCGTTTATAGTTTTCCTCAGATTTCCATTCCTCCTTCGGCTCAAAAACGAAACAACGAGAAGAAGGGAATCAAACCGGAATACAAGGAAATCAAGTCGCGCATTCTGCAGAAAATGAAGCGCGATCTGAAAACTCCGCTTCCTCCGTTTTATCACGAGTTTTCGGGAAGAAATCGTTATACCAATCATTCTTCCCTGCATCTGGAATCTTTGGAGGATGGAGTCGCGGACTTGGTGGTGACTTCTCCGCCGTTTTTGGATAAGGTGAACTACGAAGAGGACAATTGGCTTCGGTATTGGTTTTTGGAAATCGAACTTCCCGATCACAAAAAGCCGAGCATCTTTTCCACGCTCAGCGCCTGGACCGATTTTATCCACGGAACCTTGGAGGAACTTTCGCGCGTCTTAAAGCCGGAAGGAGTTTGTGTGATGGAGGTGGGAGACATCAAAAAGGGCGCGACCGTTTTTAACCTGGACGAATACGTGATCCAGGCGGCGGCCGGTTCCGGTTTGGAATGGGAGACCACCTTTATCAACGATCAGAAATTCACGAAACTCTCGAATTGCTGGAACGTTTCGAATAACGAAAAGGGAACAAATTCGAACCGCTGCGTCGTGTTTCGGAATTACAAGTGA
- a CDS encoding DNA-methyltransferase, translated as MKRTIHKILHRDARETFPIESESVDLILTSPPYPMIEMWDDLFFGFSSEIKETFATDPLLSYERMHNELDMVWKESFRVLKDGGFLVINIGDATRNTAFGFRIFMNHARILQGCNAIGFQSLPGILWRKQTNSPNKFMGSGMLPAGAYVTLEHEHILIFRKNNKRKFPSKADKLARAESAFFWEERNSWFTDVWDFKGKKQGLSSQAGRERSAAYPLELANRIILMYSLKGDLVLDPFLGTGTTVRAALGNCRNSIGFELDSTVLLDRFNDLQTLSEELNVLVEKRKINHDRFVQSRQDEGKALLHFNQNLQTPVVTKQEKFLNLERVSGLFRNDADEIEAEYAPLFQAVAPPQLDPAPAVQP; from the coding sequence ATGAAACGGACGATCCACAAAATTCTTCACAGAGACGCGAGGGAAACGTTCCCCATAGAATCCGAAAGCGTGGATCTGATCCTTACCTCTCCTCCGTATCCGATGATCGAAATGTGGGACGATTTGTTTTTCGGTTTTTCCTCCGAAATCAAAGAAACATTCGCGACCGATCCCCTTCTTTCTTATGAAAGAATGCATAACGAGCTAGATATGGTTTGGAAAGAATCCTTCCGCGTTTTGAAGGACGGGGGCTTTCTCGTCATCAACATAGGCGACGCCACGAGAAACACCGCATTCGGATTCCGTATTTTTATGAATCACGCGAGAATTCTCCAGGGATGCAACGCGATCGGTTTTCAAAGTCTTCCCGGAATTCTTTGGAGAAAACAGACGAATTCTCCCAACAAATTCATGGGTTCGGGAATGCTTCCCGCGGGTGCGTATGTGACCTTAGAACATGAGCATATTCTAATATTCAGAAAAAACAACAAACGTAAATTCCCTTCCAAAGCGGACAAACTCGCCCGTGCGGAAAGCGCGTTTTTTTGGGAAGAACGGAATTCCTGGTTTACGGACGTATGGGATTTCAAGGGTAAAAAACAGGGTTTGAGTTCGCAGGCGGGTCGCGAAAGAAGCGCCGCATATCCGCTGGAACTTGCAAATCGAATCATTTTGATGTATTCCCTCAAAGGAGATCTCGTTTTGGATCCGTTTCTCGGAACGGGCACGACCGTCCGGGCCGCACTTGGAAATTGCAGAAATTCGATCGGCTTCGAATTGGATTCCACGGTCCTGCTGGATCGTTTCAACGATCTTCAAACCCTTTCCGAAGAGCTCAACGTCTTAGTGGAAAAAAGAAAAATCAATCACGATCGTTTCGTGCAAAGCAGACAAGACGAAGGAAAAGCGCTGCTTCATTTCAACCAAAATCTGCAAACTCCTGTCGTGACAAAACAGGAAAAGTTCTTAAATCTGGAAAGAGTCTCCGGACTTTTCCGCAACGATGCCGATGAGATCGAAGCGGAATATGCCCCCCTTTTTCAAGCGGTTGCACCTCCGCAACTGGACCCCGCTCCGGCCGTACAACCGTAA
- the arsS gene encoding arsenosugar biosynthesis radical SAM (seleno)protein ArsS (Some members of this family are selenoproteins.) — protein MILKSLQFRGSELVSPERQFEILEEVFQRKNLPSFTDRLIESGVGELRPVPTEIFQMNLGKLCNQTCKHCHVDAGPDRKEIMSKETMLHCLGVLAVSPISTVDITGGAPEMNPEFRWLVTELRRLGKKVMVRCNLTILLAGERYKDLPQFYADQKVEVVSSLPYFEKRRTDAQRGDGVFDRSIEALKRLNAVGYGDPDSGLVLNLVYNPAGAFLPGGQTTLEREFKISLQKQFGIRFNSLFTITNMPISRYLEYLIDSGNLDGYMEKLVTSYNPIAARGVMCRNTFSVGWDGAMYDCDFNQMLDMKLEGSVQNIRDYDAGVLEKRKIRVHEHCYGCTAGAGSSCGGATA, from the coding sequence ATGATCTTGAAATCTCTTCAGTTCAGGGGAAGCGAGCTCGTTTCTCCCGAAAGACAGTTCGAAATTTTAGAGGAAGTTTTTCAACGGAAGAATCTTCCTTCGTTTACGGATCGTCTGATCGAATCGGGAGTCGGAGAGTTGCGTCCCGTACCGACCGAAATCTTTCAGATGAATCTCGGAAAACTTTGTAATCAAACCTGCAAACATTGTCATGTGGACGCAGGCCCGGATCGAAAAGAAATTATGAGCAAGGAGACCATGCTTCATTGTTTGGGCGTTCTTGCCGTAAGTCCGATTTCCACGGTAGATATCACCGGCGGAGCGCCGGAAATGAATCCCGAATTCCGTTGGCTCGTAACCGAACTTAGACGTCTCGGAAAGAAGGTTATGGTTCGGTGCAATCTAACGATTCTTCTTGCGGGTGAACGATACAAGGATCTTCCGCAATTCTACGCGGATCAAAAAGTGGAAGTCGTATCCAGCCTTCCTTACTTTGAAAAAAGAAGAACGGATGCACAGAGAGGGGACGGCGTTTTTGATCGTTCGATCGAAGCTCTGAAACGATTGAATGCGGTAGGTTACGGCGATCCGGATTCGGGGCTCGTGTTGAATCTCGTCTACAATCCCGCGGGCGCGTTTTTACCCGGGGGGCAGACGACTTTAGAACGCGAATTCAAAATCTCGCTTCAAAAACAATTCGGAATTCGGTTTAATTCTTTATTCACGATTACGAATATGCCGATTTCTAGATATTTGGAATATCTGATAGACAGCGGAAATTTGGACGGATATATGGAAAAGCTCGTGACTTCCTATAATCCGATCGCGGCTCGCGGAGTGATGTGCAGGAATACGTTCAGCGTAGGTTGGGACGGCGCAATGTATGATTGCGATTTCAACCAGATGTTGGATATGAAGTTGGAAGGAAGCGTGCAAAACATACGCGACTACGACGCCGGCGTCCTGGAAAAAAGAAAGATCCGGGTTCACGAACACTGTTACGGTTGTACGGCCGGAGCGGGGTCCAGTTGCGGAGGTGCAACCGCTTGA